In Acidimicrobiales bacterium, a single window of DNA contains:
- a CDS encoding sugar ABC transporter permease, producing the protein MLVSPSLILLGVFVYGFLGWNLRVSLSDWRGLRPDYAYAGTDNYQRLPDDTRFTDDVENVLVFTAVFVVGTLLLGFLLALLIERGVRGEGFFRGVFLFPMAISFIATAIIWRWLLNNAGGAQETGLNKLFGQVGLDFLANDWFKSRGTWAPAAIALPAGWALSGYVMALFLAGLRGVSDDLREAARVDGANEPRVFWHVVRPMLLPVVMSAVVILAHISLKTFDLMFAMDVESRKIETPALYMWFTTFDGLNFSRGAAIATLLVAGISVVVVPYIWYSIRMERRR; encoded by the coding sequence TTGCTCGTCTCGCCCTCGCTGATCCTGCTGGGGGTCTTCGTCTACGGGTTCCTGGGATGGAACCTGAGGGTGTCGTTGAGCGACTGGCGGGGCCTGCGCCCCGACTACGCCTACGCCGGCACCGACAACTACCAGCGCCTGCCGGACGACACCCGCTTCACCGACGACGTGGAGAACGTGCTGGTGTTCACCGCGGTGTTCGTGGTCGGCACGCTGCTGCTCGGCTTCCTGCTGGCGCTGCTGATCGAGCGGGGCGTCCGGGGCGAGGGCTTCTTCCGGGGCGTGTTCCTGTTCCCCATGGCGATCTCGTTCATCGCCACCGCGATCATCTGGCGTTGGCTGCTCAACAACGCCGGTGGCGCGCAGGAGACCGGCCTCAACAAGCTCTTCGGCCAGGTGGGCCTGGACTTCCTGGCCAACGACTGGTTCAAGTCCCGCGGGACCTGGGCGCCCGCGGCCATCGCCCTGCCGGCGGGCTGGGCACTGTCGGGCTACGTGATGGCCCTGTTCCTGGCCGGCCTCCGGGGCGTGTCGGACGACCTGCGCGAGGCCGCCCGGGTCGACGGGGCCAACGAGCCTCGGGTCTTCTGGCACGTGGTGCGGCCGATGCTGCTGCCGGTCGTGATGAGCGCGGTGGTGATCCTGGCGCACATCTCGCTGAAGACGTTCGACCTGATGTTCGCCATGGACGTCGAGAGCCGCAAGATCGAGACGCCGGCCCTGTACATGTGGTTCACCACGTTCGACGGGCTCAACTTCTCGCGGGGCGCCGCGATCGCCACGCTGCTCGTGGCGGGGATCTCCGTCGTGGTCGTCCCGTACATCTGGTACTCGATCCGGATGGAGCGGCGCCGATGA
- a CDS encoding carbohydrate ABC transporter permease, translated as MTVAEVAVDDGADAADGADVAPTDGRIRSRWAPWFTTLRYGALVALVGMFLVPVYVLVVTAFKDPTEVSPSQMWALPDSLSLDTFRTVWPEMEDGFRNSVMMAVPASIIASFLGAANGFVLAKWRFPGADVVFPLILFGMFIPYQAVLIPLNQLMSDLDMHDLGGLTLVHVVYGLPITTLIFRSYFSGISDELIDAAQVDGAGMLRTFVFVALPVALPAFAVSMIWEFTSSWNDFIFGLVLTSRQDWPVTIALNNIAGSQVVPFHEAVAAALLASLPTLAVYVVMGRFFMRGLMAGALKG; from the coding sequence ATGACGGTGGCCGAGGTGGCCGTCGACGACGGGGCCGACGCGGCCGACGGGGCCGACGTCGCTCCGACCGACGGGCGGATCCGCTCGCGCTGGGCGCCGTGGTTCACCACCTTGCGCTACGGGGCGCTGGTGGCGCTGGTCGGGATGTTCCTCGTCCCCGTGTACGTGCTGGTCGTGACGGCCTTCAAGGACCCGACGGAGGTGAGCCCGTCGCAGATGTGGGCGCTGCCGGACTCGCTGTCGCTCGACACGTTCCGCACGGTCTGGCCGGAGATGGAGGACGGGTTCCGCAACAGCGTGATGATGGCGGTCCCGGCCAGCATCATCGCGTCGTTCCTGGGCGCGGCCAACGGCTTCGTGCTCGCCAAGTGGCGCTTCCCCGGCGCCGACGTCGTCTTCCCGCTGATCCTCTTCGGCATGTTCATCCCGTACCAGGCGGTGCTGATCCCGCTGAACCAGCTGATGAGCGACCTCGACATGCACGACCTCGGCGGCCTGACCCTGGTGCACGTCGTCTACGGCCTGCCGATCACCACGCTGATCTTCCGCAGCTACTTCAGCGGGATCTCCGACGAGCTGATCGACGCCGCGCAGGTCGACGGGGCGGGGATGCTGCGCACCTTCGTCTTCGTCGCCCTGCCGGTGGCGCTCCCCGCGTTCGCGGTGTCGATGATCTGGGAGTTCACCTCGTCGTGGAACGACTTCATCTTCGGCCTGGTGCTGACGTCGCGCCAGGACTGGCCGGTGACGATCGCGCTCAACAACATCGCGGGGAGCCAGGTCGTGCCGTTCCACGAGGCGGTCGCCGCCGCGCTGCTGGCGAGCCTCCCCACCCTGGCGGTCTACGTGGTGATGGGCCGGTTCTTCATGCGCGGGCTGATGGCAGGAGCGTTGAAGGGATGA
- a CDS encoding ABC transporter ATP-binding protein — translation MSETEAETESDAEPRAAGVRLESVGKRFKGGVDAIRDVTLQVEAGEFMVLVGPSGCGKSTLLRLVAGLEEVSSGRIHIGDDDVTNRLPQHRDVAMVFQSYALYPRMSVRRNLAFGLRMRRMPKEQRNRRVAEVAEVLGLEHLLDRRPAALSGGQRQRVAMGRAIVREPRVFLMDEPLSNLDAKLRVALRAELSLLHKRLGVTTVYVTHDQIEAMTLGQRVAVLRDGVLQQCDRPQEVYLHPTNLFVAAFIGSPAMNFVDAAVERGVVSFAGVTVPLPAGSPLAEADRKVILGIRPTGFTPAADRGWPTLQATPEVVEELGDERFVVFDVAAPRVDTDATRAAVEASTADDALLLPEDRARFTVRLPTDVPVPVGEPLTLSIDPGRLYFFDPDTGDAVPS, via the coding sequence ATGAGCGAGACCGAAGCCGAGACCGAGAGCGACGCCGAGCCCCGGGCCGCGGGGGTGCGGCTGGAGAGCGTCGGCAAGCGCTTCAAGGGCGGGGTCGACGCCATCCGCGACGTGACGCTGCAGGTCGAGGCGGGTGAGTTCATGGTGCTCGTCGGCCCCTCGGGCTGCGGGAAGTCGACGCTGCTGCGCCTGGTGGCCGGGCTCGAGGAGGTGTCGTCCGGGCGCATACACATCGGCGACGACGACGTCACCAACCGGCTCCCGCAGCACCGGGACGTGGCCATGGTGTTCCAGAGCTACGCCCTGTACCCGCGGATGTCGGTGCGGCGGAACCTGGCGTTCGGGCTGCGCATGCGACGGATGCCCAAGGAGCAGCGCAACCGGCGCGTCGCCGAGGTCGCCGAGGTCCTCGGGCTCGAGCACCTCCTGGACCGCCGGCCGGCGGCGCTGTCGGGCGGGCAGCGCCAGCGGGTGGCGATGGGCCGGGCCATCGTGCGCGAGCCCCGGGTGTTCCTGATGGACGAACCGCTGTCCAACCTCGACGCCAAGCTCCGGGTGGCGCTGCGAGCCGAGCTGTCGCTGCTGCACAAGCGCCTCGGCGTCACGACGGTCTACGTCACGCACGACCAGATCGAGGCGATGACGCTGGGCCAGCGCGTGGCCGTGCTGCGCGACGGCGTGCTGCAGCAGTGCGACCGGCCCCAGGAGGTCTACCTGCATCCCACCAACCTGTTCGTGGCGGCCTTCATCGGCTCCCCGGCGATGAACTTCGTCGACGCCGCCGTCGAGCGCGGGGTCGTCTCGTTCGCCGGGGTGACCGTCCCCCTGCCCGCCGGCTCACCCCTGGCCGAGGCCGACCGCAAGGTGATCCTCGGGATCCGACCGACGGGGTTCACCCCCGCGGCCGACCGGGGCTGGCCCACCCTGCAGGCCACGCCCGAGGTGGTCGAGGAGCTCGGTGACGAGCGCTTCGTCGTCTTCGACGTGGCCGCGCCCCGCGTCGACACCGATGCCACCCGCGCGGCCGTGGAGGCCAGCACCGCCGACGATGCGCTCCTCCTGCCGGAGGATCGGGCCCGCTTCACCGTGCGGCTGCCGACCGACGTCCCGGTCCCGGTCGGCGAACCCCTCACCCTGTCGATCGATCCGGGCCGCCTCTACTTCTTCGACCCCGACACCGGCGACGCCGTCCCGAGCTGA
- a CDS encoding DUF72 domain-containing protein produces MAAELQVGCAMWAHKGWQGRFLPDGLRRAAQLPAYATWCTAVEGNTTAYGLPAPATVAAWAAETPAGFRFLFKLPQLITHQRRLRNAEADLREVVDLLAPLGGRAEVLAVQLPAGFGPGDLGALAAFLARAPTAHRYAVEVRHPAFFDGGPADRALAGLLADRGAEWTTFDTTTLFARPPTSDAEREAWATKPRLPRRTVAIGDRPVVRFLGRDDMDATVAGWQPWVPVVAGWLAEGRSPTVFVHTPDNDEALGLARRFHDDVRAAATVEVVPLPEPTVAAPPPTLF; encoded by the coding sequence GTGGCTGCGGAGTTGCAGGTCGGCTGTGCGATGTGGGCGCACAAGGGGTGGCAGGGGCGCTTCCTGCCCGACGGCCTCCGCCGCGCCGCCCAGCTCCCCGCCTACGCCACGTGGTGCACGGCGGTCGAGGGCAACACCACCGCCTACGGCCTGCCGGCGCCGGCCACGGTGGCAGCCTGGGCAGCCGAGACCCCGGCGGGCTTCCGGTTCCTCTTCAAGCTGCCGCAGCTGATCACCCACCAGCGCCGGCTCCGCAACGCCGAAGCCGACCTGCGGGAGGTGGTCGACCTGCTGGCACCGCTGGGCGGGCGGGCCGAGGTGCTGGCCGTCCAGCTCCCCGCCGGCTTCGGGCCCGGCGACCTGGGAGCGCTGGCCGCGTTCCTGGCCCGGGCACCGACGGCCCACCGCTACGCCGTCGAGGTGCGGCACCCGGCCTTCTTCGACGGCGGGCCCGCCGATCGGGCACTGGCCGGGCTGCTGGCCGACCGGGGCGCCGAGTGGACCACGTTCGACACCACCACCCTGTTCGCCCGCCCGCCCACCAGCGACGCCGAGCGGGAGGCCTGGGCCACCAAGCCCCGGTTGCCGCGCCGGACGGTGGCGATCGGGGACCGGCCGGTGGTCCGCTTCCTGGGGCGCGACGACATGGACGCCACCGTGGCGGGCTGGCAGCCATGGGTGCCGGTGGTCGCCGGCTGGCTGGCCGAGGGCCGCAGCCCGACGGTGTTCGTCCACACGCCCGACAACGACGAGGCCCTCGGCCTGGCCCGACGGTTCCACGACGACGTCCGGGCCGCAGCCACCGTCGAGGTCGTCCCGCTCCCGGAGCCCACGGTCGCCGCTCCCCCACCCACCCTCTTCTGA
- a CDS encoding Tex family protein, whose protein sequence is MKTTHVNPSIDRRLADELDVRSGQVEAAVALLDGGATVPFVARYRKEATGGLDDTQLRNLEERLGYLRELEDRRATILESIREQGKLDAELEAKVLAAETKARLEDIYLPYKPKRRTKAQIAREAGLAPLADLLLTEPGTEPQAAAAGYVDEGKGVADADAALQGARAILTERFAEDADLLGELRERMWTKGRLVARARDGEEERGAKYSDYFSFGEAFTELPSHRTLALLRGEGEKVLDLSLVPDPDHDDGAGHGSGAAGLSPSEQAIAHRFGVADRGRAADGWLVETVRWAWRTRVLVHLQIDLRSRLRAAAEDGAVGVFASNLRDLLLAAPAGTRTTMGLDPGLRTGVKVAVVDATGKVVATDTIYPHAPRRQWDQALASLAKLVEAHDVELVAIGNGTASRETDKLAGDLVARLPGRTVVKTIVSEAGASVYSASAFASQELPDMDVSLRGAVSIARRLQDPLAELVKIDPRSIGVGQYQHDIAEHKLSRSLEAVVEDCVNAVGVDVNTASAPLLARVSGISSSVAENIVTHRDSTGPFRSRAQLKKVPRIGPAAFEQCAGFLRIRDGDDPLDASAVHPESYPVVRRMAERSDSDVTALIGNTALLRSLKPGDFTDETFGLPTVTDILTELEKPGRDPRPAFQTAEFKEGVETLQDLRDGMILEGVVSNVAAFGAFVDVGVHQDGLVHISAMSNRYVADPRDVVKPGDIVRVKVLAVDLPRKRIALTLRLDDDPAQGGRSGRDERRSPRDQDRQGGQGSGDRARDQGQGRRRGGGKSRDGGSGPDTAMADALRRAGLA, encoded by the coding sequence GTGAAGACCACGCACGTCAACCCTTCGATCGACCGTCGCCTGGCCGACGAGCTCGACGTCCGCAGCGGCCAGGTGGAAGCGGCCGTGGCCCTGCTCGACGGGGGCGCCACCGTGCCGTTCGTCGCCCGCTACCGCAAGGAAGCCACCGGCGGGCTCGACGACACCCAGCTCCGCAACCTGGAAGAGCGCCTGGGCTACCTGCGCGAGCTCGAGGACCGCCGCGCGACGATCCTCGAGTCGATCCGGGAGCAGGGCAAGCTCGACGCCGAGCTGGAAGCCAAGGTCCTGGCTGCCGAGACCAAGGCCCGGCTGGAGGACATCTACCTCCCGTACAAGCCCAAGCGCCGGACCAAGGCGCAGATCGCCCGCGAGGCCGGCCTGGCGCCGCTGGCCGACCTGCTGCTCACCGAACCGGGCACGGAACCCCAGGCCGCCGCGGCCGGCTACGTCGACGAGGGCAAGGGCGTCGCCGACGCCGATGCTGCCCTGCAAGGCGCCCGGGCCATCCTCACCGAGCGCTTCGCCGAGGACGCCGACCTCCTCGGCGAGCTGCGGGAGCGCATGTGGACGAAGGGCCGGCTGGTGGCGCGGGCCCGCGACGGCGAGGAGGAGCGCGGCGCCAAGTACTCCGACTACTTCTCCTTCGGCGAGGCCTTCACGGAACTGCCATCCCACCGGACGCTGGCGCTGCTGCGCGGGGAGGGGGAGAAGGTCCTCGACCTCAGCCTGGTCCCGGACCCCGACCACGACGACGGGGCCGGCCACGGGTCGGGGGCCGCCGGCCTGTCACCCTCGGAGCAGGCCATCGCCCACCGCTTCGGGGTCGCCGATCGGGGTCGGGCCGCCGACGGGTGGCTCGTCGAGACGGTGCGGTGGGCCTGGCGGACGCGGGTGCTGGTCCACCTGCAGATCGACCTGCGGTCCCGCTTGCGGGCCGCTGCCGAGGACGGTGCCGTCGGGGTCTTCGCGTCCAACCTGCGGGACCTCCTGCTGGCGGCGCCGGCCGGGACCCGGACCACCATGGGCCTCGACCCCGGCCTCCGGACCGGGGTGAAGGTGGCCGTGGTCGACGCGACCGGCAAGGTGGTGGCCACCGACACCATCTACCCGCACGCTCCCCGGCGCCAGTGGGATCAGGCCCTCGCCTCCCTGGCCAAGTTGGTGGAGGCCCACGACGTGGAGCTGGTGGCCATCGGCAACGGCACCGCGTCCCGGGAGACCGACAAGCTGGCCGGTGACCTCGTGGCCCGACTGCCGGGCCGCACGGTGGTCAAGACCATCGTCTCCGAAGCCGGTGCCTCGGTCTACTCCGCCTCGGCCTTCGCCTCGCAGGAGCTCCCCGACATGGACGTCTCGTTGCGCGGCGCCGTCTCCATCGCCCGCCGCCTGCAGGACCCGCTGGCCGAGCTGGTCAAGATCGACCCCCGGTCGATCGGGGTGGGCCAGTACCAGCACGACATCGCCGAGCACAAGCTCTCACGCTCCCTGGAAGCGGTCGTCGAGGACTGCGTGAACGCGGTCGGCGTCGACGTCAACACCGCCTCGGCGCCGCTGCTCGCCCGGGTCTCGGGCATCAGCTCGTCGGTGGCCGAGAACATCGTCACCCACCGCGACAGCACCGGGCCCTTCCGGAGCCGCGCCCAGCTGAAGAAGGTGCCCCGCATCGGTCCCGCCGCCTTCGAGCAGTGCGCCGGCTTCCTGCGCATCCGGGATGGCGACGACCCGTTGGACGCGTCGGCCGTCCACCCGGAGTCCTACCCGGTGGTCCGGCGGATGGCGGAGCGCAGCGACAGCGACGTCACCGCACTGATCGGCAACACGGCCCTGCTGCGCAGCCTGAAGCCCGGCGACTTCACGGACGAGACGTTCGGCCTGCCGACGGTCACCGACATCCTCACCGAGCTGGAGAAGCCGGGGCGCGACCCGCGCCCGGCCTTCCAGACCGCCGAGTTCAAGGAGGGTGTCGAGACCCTCCAGGACCTCCGCGACGGCATGATCCTGGAGGGCGTGGTCTCCAACGTGGCGGCCTTCGGCGCCTTCGTCGACGTCGGCGTCCACCAGGACGGGCTGGTCCACATCTCCGCCATGTCGAACCGCTATGTGGCCGACCCGCGTGACGTGGTCAAACCGGGGGACATCGTCAGGGTCAAGGTGCTGGCCGTGGACCTGCCCCGCAAGCGCATCGCCCTGACCCTCCGGCTGGACGACGATCCTGCCCAGGGCGGACGATCGGGCCGGGACGAGCGTCGCAGCCCGCGTGACCAGGATCGTCAGGGCGGCCAGGGCAGTGGCGACCGCGCCCGTGACCAGGGTCAGGGTCGACGTCGGGGCGGGGGCAAGAGCCGGGACGGCGGGTCGGGACCCGACACCGCCATGGCGGACGCGCTCCGCCGCGCCGGCCTGGCCTGA
- a CDS encoding beta-phosphoglucomutase family hydrolase — translation MLGLPSQVRACLFDLDGVLTKTAVVHAAAWKEMFDDFLRAWSERTGAPFVPFDAHDDYGRYVDGRPRLDGTRAFLRSRGIELPEGGPDDPPDTWTIHGLGNRKQALVLARLAQGRIEIYEGSVRYVRAARAAGLSTAVVSSSANTRQVLEAVGITDLFDTRIDGLVAEERGLAGKPAPDTFLAGAEALGAEPASAAVFEDALAGVEAGRAGGFAVVVGVDRVGQADELRRHGADVVVRDLSELLDEGQIEGEGQGT, via the coding sequence GTGCTTGGCCTTCCTTCCCAGGTCAGGGCATGCCTCTTCGATCTCGACGGCGTGCTCACCAAGACGGCCGTCGTGCACGCGGCGGCGTGGAAGGAGATGTTCGACGACTTCCTCCGCGCCTGGTCCGAGCGCACCGGTGCGCCGTTCGTGCCCTTCGACGCCCACGACGACTACGGCCGCTACGTCGACGGGCGCCCACGGCTCGACGGCACCCGGGCGTTCCTGAGGTCGCGCGGCATCGAGCTGCCCGAGGGTGGCCCCGACGACCCGCCCGACACCTGGACGATCCACGGCCTGGGAAACCGCAAGCAGGCGCTCGTCCTCGCTCGCCTGGCGCAGGGCAGGATCGAGATCTACGAGGGCTCCGTGCGCTATGTCCGGGCGGCGCGGGCTGCCGGCCTGTCGACGGCCGTGGTGTCGTCGAGCGCCAACACCCGGCAGGTCCTGGAGGCGGTGGGCATCACCGACCTGTTCGACACCCGCATCGACGGCCTCGTCGCCGAGGAACGGGGCCTGGCGGGCAAGCCGGCACCGGATACCTTCCTCGCCGGCGCGGAAGCCCTGGGTGCCGAGCCGGCGTCCGCCGCGGTGTTCGAGGACGCGCTGGCCGGCGTCGAGGCCGGGCGGGCCGGAGGCTTCGCCGTCGTCGTGGGGGTCGACCGGGTCGGTCAGGCCGACGAGCTGCGACGGCACGGCGCCGACGTCGTCGTGCGGGACCTGAGCGAACTGCTGGACGAGGGCCAGATCGAGGGCGAGGGCCAGGGCACATGA